Within Limanda limanda chromosome 17, fLimLim1.1, whole genome shotgun sequence, the genomic segment GGTTCGGATGTCATCCTCAGCGGCGCCTGTTAATGCCTTCTGGCTGAGAACTTGGGTCAAAGTCTCCTCATCTGCTGGTGCGGTCAGAGTTTGAAAATAACAGCTTGTAACCACGCGCTGGAAATGTTGCTCACATTTCATCTCAATCGACAACTTTTAATTCAGCATACGACGTGTTATTATCTAAGTGTAAAGATTTCAGTGGTGAAGTTACCTCCGACAACTTATGTTTACCTCCCTGTCCGTTTGTCTGAACAGATTCTCTACAAAAATTGGTGGGATATGGGCCAAGGAAGTACTTTCTTAATATTGTGAGATggagctttttttttacattttcaccaatttcctaGGGAACAATTcttgttgaaaaagaaaatcagacgGATgactgtgtgaaatttggtgcagcttgattgaatttaagggaaccgTTGGTTCTGTCTTGgtcatcttcttcttcagtctAGTCTAGTTCATTCTATTTCATCATAATCTGATTCAAAGCCTGGGGGAACTACTGGATGTGTACATCTTCTCATTTCGCTAAGCGGAATCATAAAAGATAATACATTTTTGGCACAAGATGGATCTAATATCTTGTCTGAACAAGTTCTATATCGATCCATGTCCTGTGTGCACAAGATAAAAAAGGACTATCATCTTTTGGCAGCTCAGTATTATTCACTTCATTCAAAGTATTATGCATTTGTTCCGGCTGCTCTGTGACATCAAATATGGCTTACCATCAAATATGAAGCCCAACTTTAAAGTGTGATTTTGCAATATACTAAAGCTTTAACGTCTGCAAACATGATACAAAGTTATAGATGCCCAAAAGGAAGAAAGCCTTGattaaatacacacacttaTTTTAGGACATCAGACAAGGTGCAGAATATCCCTTGCACTTGTTAAGATGCCAACAACCAGTTGAGGTCAGCAGATATTAGTGaccaccagcggatgttagggacatatctTCAGACGGCACCTTTAAAAATATTCTGGATTAGTACCAAAATGTAttcataccacatccttccccCAAGTTTCATCGTTatctgttctgtagtttttgtatCAATTTGCTTACAAACAACCCATCAAGCAAATGACCAGTGTGGAATACATACAAAATAATTCCGTATTATAAGCGACATGCACAACAATTACCACCATTAAAATGATCTCTTTCATAGAATTGGCAAAATCATTATCTGCAAAGTAACTAGTTACTGTAGCTGACTGATTAGTGCAGTAAAATATAGAGCTTTAAATTGATTTGccagaataaaatataaacaatattCAAATTGCAGTGTTCCCAGATGTTTAAAAGCCTGTTGCATCATAAACTAAACTATTATCATGTTTAGTTGAAAATCAATAAAGCTTTCATTTTAACAGTAAACTCCTTTGTATGAGCTGGAGCCTCTGCGTGGGGATGATTTCCTTCATAGGCTAATATTGAATGATAAAACTTAAATAGGAATTAACTTAACCCTGTCATTAGAGAGGGTCCCTGGCTGCTATTAGAGGGGGAATTTTAATGGAGTGTAACAGCGAGCTCAGTGGTGGCTTCTATACCAGATCTGCTCAGTGCGAGGTATAAACATTTTAGCACCTGCTGCTTACTGCTGTCAAACAGGGGGCGTAAGTCGTATTGTACCATGACCTCTGGGGATGTTTGTGGCCGCTATGCAAAACCTCACACACTCCACGGTCACCAGGCAATATTCCTGTTTACTTTACCACCCTGCTTAGCCGTTAAATGTCCTCTCGTGTTACTTCATTACATGTTAACATGATGGTGCTATGGTGACATGTAAATAGAGTGACATGGAGGCAGGGATACAGTACAATAAGGCTGTATGTAATCAGTGGAGGCCGGCTGAGCTGTCAGGACCTTTTCTTGTAGTTTTCTAGGCTTTCGTCTGATTGACAAGGCAGGTGCTTCCTCCCTCTGTTGTGCACGTGGATCGGCTCCAACTGTGCACGCTGCCGGGTGTTTATCCCGCCGCTCTCACACAACTGTTATTTATCATTCAATgtggattattattaatattaagtaTTAAGATGTTCCATATCAAAACACCAACACATCAGTATAAACAGTAAAAGTAAGTAATAAAAGTATTTAATCTATCAAATCTACAAGTACTTGTTGTTTGGTTAAAATCTTaaaattttttttgtaaagatgCACCATTTTAGTCTTGTAGCAGCTCAAGGCAACATCAGACAACTTTACATACAGTGTGGATGTTTATTTCTGTGGTTCCCAAATTAGGATCTGGGCCCCTCGGAAGGTCAAAGGGTAAATCAGAAGAGGCGATGAGAGGCTTtatgagagagggaagaaaaaggtttaaattcTGCCGCAAAATTCTCtctagtttttgttttttccaaacATTGAATAATAAATCAAACTAGACTCTGGTTTCTAGTGAGGGTTCACCAACCAAACATTTTGATAAccactggttttattttgatttcctatTTATTTTATAAGCTTATGTGTActtttatgaaataaaacattcatcTGAATTCTACTGTCGACCATAATAAATGCACTGAAGTAAAACATACAGTTTCTCTGAGTTGCAGTGAAAAACAAAGTATCACACAGActgaaatactcaagtaaaagaATCCTAAAATTGTACTTGGTTACATTTCACCTACTTCTTGGTCTTTGTCCCCATAAAACCCCAGCAGCTCATGTCGACTCTTTGGCAGGAAGCTGTGGAGGAGACGAGGCAAACGTTGTTAGTTTACAGAGTTTAGTGCATCATTAATAAACCACACATGCTTAAAACGTCCAGATTTACAGCGTGGAAACGACAGGTCAGACTCATGTGACCCCCACGGCTTCGGTGCAACATAAACCTCGTAACTGCTCCTAAATCACAATGTGTCATATTTGTGCTTGGGGGTGCCGCCtaacccccccccaacacatgcaaacatgctGACATTGGTGGTATCCAACATCAGCGAGCGAAGAGATTTATGGGTTACTGCTGCCATGCGAGCAGCAGCCTATTTCATGTATGTAACCCCCCCTCCTTATTCTCAATCATGTTTTGCTCCGCGATATATCTCAGTTACATACGTGTTTAAAACCACGTGTTCCCTTATCTCCTGTCAAATGGAGTCTTACATAGAACAGAACCATAGTATGAGAGATATATATAGAACATTTTGGTAACTCATTTCAAATCATGCATCTATGGGTTGGTTGGAGTGTACCTACTGTAAACTGTTTACAacgatggacgacatgacagctcccggAAAAACTGAAGCCATAACACCTCAATCGCCCCCTgatggctggttgcagtataggttGTAAAcctcgcctcctccatgttagcagatgggacatgaaccaaactaaaaaggtCAGAGAACACATTATAAAATCTTTTCTAAAGATTGTTTCTGTCATATACTTATCACACTGATTTTGCTCAAGGGTTCATGTCTCTGATACAAACAAGTGATACGTCTTGATAGACAGCTCAGACTGATTCACGACTGGTTGTGTATTAGTCTTCGATATCACAGCTCTGCAAAACCATCACTACTATGCCGACTCCAAATGGCGCCGCCGGTGGAAGATGGAAGCATCTGTATCCCAGTTATTCTTTGCTTAATTTTggtacagtgggaggaagtggagacatgtagTCTGTGGTATGTACCGATAGAAATGATGATGAGTCCAGTTAATTTAACATTATCTGTTTGAATACAGTGATCAAACCAAGGCAATATGTTTAACATCAACAGTAAAAGGTCAAATACTGGATACGTTCTCACTGATTCATACACACTTGATAAACATTAGAAATAATCACTATTTATATGCCATACTTGATAAATAATACCAACTAGCTAGTAACCAATTCAGCTACAATAAAGTTCATGTGACAAACTTTATTTGTGCTACAAATTATGGTGAATCAATAAAACCCAAACATTTGTCATGCTTTATTACAACCGATATTTGTCATCCGTTGTAACGCGTGATTATTACGCCGCAGGTGAACTGTGTGAGGTTTGTTTGTTGGACTGAACTCACCAATAATCAAGAGCTGTTCTGCAGCTTTATTAAGAATCTGCTTCTTTCAGCTCGTTGTTTTGGGTTCCATGGTTGCACATACGAGTCGCATAGTGATCATCATAGACAGAGGGAGTCATCCTCGGGGAACCATGAATACTTTAGAAAAATTGGATAGAAACCAATCCCATAAGgatacaggatttttttttcattcattttctttaacattgcgagttGGCGCATTTTTTGCAgagttttttaataataatttatggtTCTTGATGAAAATTCTGGATCAGATTATAAAGGGGTTTTAATGAGGGGGTCTTTTCCAGTGGCTGTATGGtaatacattttcatgaatATGCAGGTACTTTATTACTATTTTGCATTGCCTATCACAAAAGGAATATGCTCTATCGAGTGCTATACTAGTAATTcattatagtaataataataagaacatGCAGTAAGTGGTAAAAAGGGcttctgattattattattattaagtacCATATGTTTTACTGGGATTTCAGGTTTTAAATTTATTATGCATATGCTGAAAGAAacttatgtttgtgtgtggactgttgctgaaaacacacatgatCCCTGTCTTAAAGATCACAGCAATCATGTGTCTCAGCGTCAGCGTCCCTCAGCTTCCTGGTAGACTACATGTAGGAACAGCACGTATCCATCACAGTTCATGGTGATAGGCCTCCCGTGATTCATCAGTGTTAGAGCAAGGAAACCCTTCAAAACAAGTTAAATCGCAGCTCATCATGTTTCTCCGATGACATTACATAGAAACATGCCGACTGATCACCAGCTTCTCTCCGAGTGTAACCTCTGCCCCCACCTGCCAGAAGCAGATCCCTTTCCAAACAGATGACTTTTGTCATGCGGGTCACTCGGTTTGAagctctcctctttccctcagCTGTTGTTACCACCTTATTCCTCATGTTATACAGAAAGATGGCATCGAGAAGCACCCGCAGAGCAGCCCAGCGGGAGCTTGTGTGACTTGCTGGCTCATTCTGAGAAAGGGCCAACTGGTGATAGTCCCAGGGCAGAGGCCACGGAAGTGCTGAAGCTCAGCGCTGAGCCTCTGAAAATAAGAGGATACTCCCCAGAGCCGGACACGCGGACTAAAAACAGCCCGACCGAGTGTCTGACATAAGAAAGAGGAGAGGCGATGTTGACACTGGGATTTTAGGACATTCTGTTTCTAGGGGCGTGTTGTTGTGAAATCGTGTGATCTACCTCCTCGGACTCGTGACTCTCAATACACAGATAGGTGGTAGGGCGATGGAGTAAAGACACAGCTCTTCACATTAGTTCTCCAAAGAAGGCCAGAGTCATAAGATCAAAGAGTAGTCAGCCTTTAGTTTGGATTGGACTGTTATGTCAAGTATTCTCTTCCCTCCAAGCATGATACAGCACGTGTACACTACATTATCTACTTACAACAACACTTAacacaacagtatatataaacatttaaatgaacaatATGAGGCCTTTTGAATAGACTGGAATACATGTAGTTTATTTCAGCAGTATTTACTGAATAACTCTCACAACAGTCCTCTagggggcagcagcagcgactCTGATAACTGTTCAGATGTGGTATGAGTTGCACTGCTGGGATGTAATGATGTACATTTACTTCATTACTGTACCTAAGTAAATATTTCTTGCCTTGCCAATGAGACCATGTTTTCCCCCCTGTCCAAtgttgattggtttgtttgtttctaagcaagattacacaaaaacaattgaACAGATTTCCAGGGAACTTGGTTGAAGACTATGTACAGATCGGGGAAGAACCAATTAAGGTTTGGCCcaaatccagatcagggggcggatctaaaaatattttttcttctttctccaaCACTGTGAGATGAGAGGAATTTATCAACATTTGGTTGATTCCTCTAAGATaattcttgaatcttgaaaacGGGAACTGATATTAATGAGTATGAGATGCTGCAGCCCCCTCAACGCATTCACTACTGAAGCCACTGTAACTTAATTTCAATTTGGTGAGTCTATTATAGCCACTTTAAGCATTAAAGATTGTTTGAGTATGCAGGGAGTTTAATATCTTAAAAGTATCTAACCTTAACAAaatcagacatttgttttgattatgTCCAGTTCTGCTGCCTATTAAGtagtaaaaagtattttgtcAGAATATAACACTTCCTATTATTTTCCTGGTGTTACAACTGAATCTGAGACTCAGAGTAAAACAGAAACTGTGGCTGAGAAGTTTAAAAATCTTCAGTCTGCGTGATCGaggaataaatattttattttcacattagtATTAAAAATGCAGTCGTCTGCAGGGCACattatttcctctcctctgtacAGGTTTCAATTCTGTTAGACATTGCCTGAAATAGCATTATGTTACAGCAATTAAAAACTGCTCAAGAGAATTAGTGAGTAAATTTtcacataaacaaaaaaacaaacaatgtgtgCTGATCATCGGCCGCCTCCGTTGGCTGCTCCGCCCCCAGCTCCACCTCCTGATTGGTCCTGAGCGCCTGACATCATCAAGAAGAGAACAAGAGGAACGATGTACATCCACTGGAGGAGacaagtacaaaaaaaacaaaaaaaagaaaggcagTTAATACAAGAATATCTTTGTTTCCGAAATAACTAATCTGATTGAGATCGCTGACGTGCGTCTACAACAGTTCCAGTTTGGTCATCCcagattagattcaatcaaatTTCTAAacggaagagaaaaaaaggtgaCGTGTAAAAGTGGGTGAGTGACTGTagaacaaaacaagagaaaccTCAGGGTCAAACACCAAACACACGCTGAACAGATTCACACCCACATTTAAGATGAAGGATTTCTGTTTAGCTCAGCATAGAGGCTCCAACACACAAAGCACGTTGAGttcaaactttttatttatCAGTCTGAAATGTATTTGGCATTgaacctggaaaaaaaaaagagtgaagaGGGAGAAACAAGTGGGAAACGAACGAGTGATTTTCAGTTAGTTACATCGCTAAAGAGTTAGAACAAAACCTGACACATGGAGGTAaggaggagtaggagaaggggggggacagagggaaCCACAAGTAAGAAAACAGTACTTCAGTGGGTATCagctctgctctctgtctccccctgctgGGGGCGTTGCCGAATTGGTGACCATGAGGAAGATTGCACCTCCCAGAATCAAATACcactggaacacagcacagcacTAAGTCAACACACTGTAACTGGATGCAGCACAGGACAGAGTCAACACAGGTCACTGAACATggcaacagacacacagcacaacGCAAAACAAAATGGGGAGATCCATAAAAACAGCTCAGACGAGATGAGATGTTTCTAGTAATGGAGgttgaagacagagagagatggttTATTCTAGCTAACagagtgttttttgtgtttcaaacGTTGAAAATTTAACTGGGCTAACTGTATTATCTTGGATTGAACCAATTCAGTTATAGGCAACAGCATCAAATGGGGAAAACTGGGGAAATGACACTACAGAGCTGAGACTCAAACCAACTCTGGGCATTTTCACAGCCGACAGGTTGGTTCTGTTAAAACTATCTCTGAGCTATGGCCGCTGTGATCCAGGCAGAATCTGGTACATTTTATCTATGGTGACAAACTTCAAGGCTGAGTGAGAATAGGTGTAATTTTACCATAAATTCAAGCTAAACTATCAGTGGATCAGGTTCCTGGTAGCTCACTTTTCACAAAGCACTCTCCTGATCGGTGATAAATGTGTGGGCAGTTTTTATACAACATGGGTGACCATAGTTGTGTTACATATATGCAGAGTTGAGGGATTTTCCCTTTTCAATCAAATAGTATTAGGCCCAATttagacctggtattaacatctacCCTGAGAGATCTGATAACATGTGGACACTATCAAGTTCATCTGTTCAATCCTGCGTTTAAAATGCGTCTCCTGTAACCACAATGTAATGTTGTGCACATGCACTTGTCTCGTGCGTGGTCTGAATGACAATTAAGTGAATCTTGATCCTGAGAagcttaaaaatatgttttgttcattgtgaaactgtagcGGGTCAGAGGTCGCCAGCTGAGGAGgtggtccttcatatgtggcccagcACCAAATTGCCGTCACAGAGAAAAGAATGTGGCCACGAGTCTCAAACTACCTCCCAATGGGATCCCGGTGATGGGATCTCAGGATACATCTgggtgctttcagacatgaactttgaTAGTCCACTTATATTGGAATCACTCAGGAAGGATGTTAATACCGGGTCTGAACAGGGTCATACATATGATATTCAGAGATTTGTTCAGTTTGGGCACCTCTGTGTATTTTTCAACAATATAAAGTGActcaaggaaaaaaaatagcaaCCACATACAAATCCCACAGTAGAAAATGTTGCTTTTCTCCTGCAGTGTCTCAATTAATAACACTTTGCGAGCTCTTTATGATGATTTGGAAGGTGAACCCTTTTGAACCAGAAAAGTGCTGCATAACCTGCTGCCTGGTCCGTGCAGCACCACTGATCCAAGATGACAGACACCAGACCAGCCCAATCAGAGTCACCAGTCAGGCCATTTGATCTAATTTTTACTCCTCTTGGGTCTTTTGTAAATTCCAgtttaaacacaaactacaTCAAAAAGGAGAAATGCATCTATTTTTTTCAATGAACTGAATGAACCAAACAACAGGTGTGGAAACATCCTCAAAACACCACTGCCTACTAAAAGCCTACTGGCGGAACAAACAGAAGATGTGCAACCAATTTGACTTTTCAGAAGATATTTATACTTTTCTGCCACAAATATCCGCAAAAGAAatacgaaaaaaaaaaaaaatcacagtacTGATGTTCCCCCTGTGCTATATTCTGCAACATGCACAGAAAGCTGTGGTAGTGGGTCTGACTGagaagagaaattaaaaaacaggcATTTTCAATTATTAACTCTATGTCTATGACAATTAGGAGAGTGTGTCTTCATGCAGCACCTGCTGGCCTTCTCAGCAGCTTTCAGTGTGCAAGTACTTACATATTTTGCAAAGAAAGATTTCTGCTCTTGTGGATTCTTTGATTTCTTCTCCGCTTCCAGCTCGATTCGTTCAATGAACAGATCCGTCCCCGGTCTGTAAGACAGATGGCAATTAATATTCAAACAAACCCCAAAACAAAGAGTTTATCTGAAAGGCAGGAAAGCGCAGAGAGACTTGTTCTACCTATGGGAAAATTACAAACAGCACCTCAGCCAAGACAAATACAGTGTAACTGAATCAAAGGCTGCAGTGAGAGACACAAGAGGATTTCACTGATACACAGACAGTTACAGATATGAGAGGCAGCAATGTGCCAACATAAGAAGAATAGATGAGATGAAAGgatggagaaaaacagaaagaatctAGGACTGACCCAGATGCAATGACGGGTGCCAAGACACGGAGCGTAGTGTTGAAAACCTCAAGATCAACTTCGTCCTCAACCTCCATGCCCCGACAGGCCCCGGGTAACGTCACTATGGAGACGCCGATCAGATACCCAGAGACGTCAGTGTGGAGTGCGATGGAGTCGCTCAGATGGGACTCAACCATGGCACACTAAAGGACAgaatcagaggaggaaacaacagTTGTTACGGTAACggtaaaaataaattcaaaaacaaTATAACGACCGATGTATGAATTTACAAAAATTGACAATGATTCCTAAGTTAAAGCTATAGTTTCCAATACCTATAAATaagaagaaaactaaaatacaaccaaatacataaaacagttttatgtaaatgcaaacacaaatgctcatcttttctgcatttgtaaaataaaagttggtgcatatcagcaaacataaatGCAGATACCATTAACTCTGTGTTCGAGCCGATAAGAGGGTTGGGCTATAGTTAGTATCACCACCAATTATATCACATGTTGTATGTGATGATGTTCCATTTATTAGATCTATATAACGCTTGTTTTGAAAATCTGATTGAACTTTAAGACAGCTATTTCACACAGTGcagtttattcaaatttttctTTTCTGGGAGTGATATGATGCTGCACACACCCAAGTTAATATAATGCATCTCAGTCCAACGTACTTTGTAGCATTAAAACATGAAGAATAATTTTAGGTGGCTGTAGGATCACTGGAAGAAAAGCCAAAAGAAGCCCAGATAAATTGTTCGCTGTATAAACAATAACTTTATGCAAACAATCACAAAATAGCTTAAGACAAAACATTTACTACATAACATTCCTCCTTCAATATCTGCAAATCCTAGTGGCTCCACTTGTTTAACTGTCACATTTACCAagtggccttttttttttttataacattgAGGATTTATTTAACCACTGAAACAAACAGTAAGATACTAAGTCAACTATTTAGTCACTAAACTAAACAAAATGTCCACTGAGAACAAATAATCCACATATTAAAGGTTCtttgtgtaggatttagtgacatctagtggggAAGTTGCATGTTGGAGCTGAATGCCCCTCACCTCACCATCTCTTTCCaagcatgaaggagaacctAATGGTAGCCGGCAGATGTCTAGTTTGTTCTGTTTatgctactgtaaaaaaaatatactaGTGAAAACATaggattattttaaattcaatttttgacaatagatccctttcacctaaatcttattAACTGGACCATAATAtcaaaaaaagggagataagtGAACACTCACTGGACCAACAAGCAGGTTAACAGCTGTTTTTTCTGCAATGATCATGACAAGTGAGCTCAGGATCATTCATTATCAATTTAAAACCACTCAGGACACTTTCTCATTCGTCCCATCAATAGCACAAATGATCCAAGGAGCTGTCAGACAGTTCCAAAAACCCTCATCTCATCACAGTTCTCTCAGTATCCTCATACAGTCCTATTGATCAACTGTATGTAAATGCTTTTTATCCTGAAAATTATTTACTGGTAAAAAATAAGTGAAATACATACGGCTCTGACAAACGCTGTGAGATAACCGTCCAACTGTCGctcggtctgtctgtctgtctgcaggaaaACACGAGGCACTCGGATTCTGTACAGACCGTCGACAGCAGCCACTTCCTGTGGAGACATCAAAGTTCAAAACAAGGGTTAGATATTATTTTTGTATGACTTCAGCGTTGAGAGTTTAGTTTTTTGCGCACACACGTGGTGTTATAAAGGTTGATAGTTTTGTAGCACAGTGCACGAAGATGTAGCACGAATCAtctctgaaaataaaaaggagtAGGGAAAGGAAAACCATTGTGCAGAGAAAATCCAGCTCCACTTACACTCTGTGTTAATtaagatattaaatatattataaaaaagtTTCCTGTCCAAAATACAGTGACATGTATtgacaaaatatgtttttttttagtttatacAGAGGAAACATTACCTATTCACAGGATATCataacaaaacatatttaacaggactgaaatgttgaaataatataACACCTTGAATATAAAACAGGATTGTGTCCATTCCACAGTCATGGGGTTGAAATAACTGttacatttgtatttagttgTGACGATGATGTTGTGAACTATAAATTCATTGCACCGTCACTGCACTGCACTCGCTGGTCTGCTCGTCTACACTCTTTGCAAATGTTGTAATGAAGAAACCATTTACTTAGAAAAGTATTTGAAATATAGATAACTACACCATCTCTATTCTGATTGAAATCTAGTCAACCTGATAATCCCCGCTCACCTTCAGTTTGGCTCTGTCTTCCCCAGACAGCTGGTTCTGACTCAGGAAGGCGGTGGGCTCCTTCCCACCTTTCAACACCAGCGCTCCACGAACCTGGAACTTTGCAACATCATCTGAAACGAGGAGGACGACATTCAGTGAAAAGAGGATTTACAGTATGAATAAAGCCCAGTCACAAAGTaactgtcatttaaaaaagaaaaaagaaaaggcaacagGACCCTTTCatatataaacagaaaataagaaCATTACCCACATGACTCAATGGGGGATCAGACCATATTATTTCCAGATTATCTACATATTAATAAGAAAtcacattgtgctgcagtaaagGCAATTTAAAGTTGGATATGTCACAACCTTTCACTTTAGGACTGTGAAGAAATTCTCATTTGAACAGGAAATAAATGCATCGTATTTTAATGGCTACCATGTCTCGTGACCCACTGATTCAAAACCAATGCTGAATTGAATTATTACCCAATATACCCTTTAAAACGTATAAGAAGCACCAATACAAAAGATGTGTATCCTCTTTGTCTACAGTAGGTATGATGTCATGCAtttttagggaactgatatttacaAGTGGGTGCAggttggtgcagatcaaaaacGAAAAAAGCAGaatctaatgaatttaaatgtggtttaataagGGGAATGTGGAGGAAGTCTGTGTAATACTGTGTGAGATTCTACTTTAAAACATTATATTCATTTGAAACGCttatattaaatgaaatgtgtaTTCTATTTGTCCAGGGTAGCAATAATATCTGATCTGTTAACAGTGGGTCACATGAAATGGAATTAAAAACAGTTCTAAATGGATCCATCGATGAAAGTCTGTCGAAAATCCAACCCACTGTGGTCACTGTCGTTACATGTGATAAATGGAAATGGGTacaattaactaaactaaaatattgTTTGTCCTTCACACAGAGATTTACAGTAGACCTTAGCTGTTCTGAAAAGTGTCAAACAGGTCAATAAATGTACGTAAAAAACGTCAACAAATACCAAACTGAGGG encodes:
- the emc10 gene encoding ER membrane protein complex subunit 10 isoform X1, translating into MARSLPSNIAVVCSVLLFVCTTLVCCNNGRRVGDALDTELGGFSVPLEHSFEIDDVAKFQVRGALVLKGGKEPTAFLSQNQLSGEDRAKLKEVAAVDGLYRIRVPRVFLQTDRQTERQLDGYLTAFVRACAMVESHLSDSIALHTDVSGYLIGVSIVTLPGACRGMEVEDEVDLEVFNTTLRVLAPVIASGPGTDLFIERIELEAEKKSKNPQEQKSFFAKYWMYIVPLVLFLMMSGAQDQSGGGAGGGAANGGGR
- the emc10 gene encoding ER membrane protein complex subunit 10 isoform X2, translating into MARSLPSNIAVVCSVLLFVCTTLVCCNNGRRVGDALDTELGGFSVPLEHSFEIDDVAKFQVRGALVLKGGKEPTAFLSQNQLSGEDRAKLKEVAAVDGLYRIRVPRVFLQTDRQTERQLDGYLTAFVRACAMVESHLSDSIALHTDVSGYLIGVSIVTLPGACRGMEVEDEVDLEVFNTTLRVLAPVIASGPGTDLFIERIELEAEKKSKNPQEQKSFFAKYWYLILGGAIFLMVTNSATPPAGGDREQS